From Cellulomonas chengniuliangii, the proteins below share one genomic window:
- a CDS encoding bifunctional 3'-5' exonuclease/DNA polymerase, producing MPLTVVLDHPGLRDVVVLLDATDDGQPVARAEVPRADLPAAVAAREAEHPRWVWDDTARRYPPLLAAGVRVERCHDLRLCHTILRRSVLTQGSELAQAAPGRWDQPPPGEPRAVEVSLFDDPRLAATPAAQAASDEDTPDDADPLTELQRQLAAVAAADDPGRLRLLLAAESTGALIAAEMRHDGMPWDVAVHDELLTRELGTRPAGSGRPSHLEALAAEVRSALSQPGLNLDSQPDLLRGMRAAGLDVESTRKWDIRGLDHPAVEPLLAYKKLSRLLSANGWAWMEQWVHDGRFRPDYVPGGVVTGRWATSGGGALQLPASIRGAVRADPGWRLVVADAAQLEPRVLAAMSGDDAMAAAGRQADLYQGVVDAGIVETREQAKYAMLGAIYGATTGASAVLMPRLTRAYPRAVGLVEAAARAGERGEPVSTWLGRTSPVPDAARLADLHAASAEGADPEDVRAARQRARNWGRFTRNFIVQGTAAEWALCWMASLRRRLRAIDGRPHLVFFLHDEVMVHAPARVADEVAAAIRDAAVEAGRLLFGDSPVDFALQVAVVDSYDQAK from the coding sequence GTGCCCCTGACCGTCGTGCTCGACCACCCTGGCCTGCGGGACGTGGTCGTGCTGCTGGACGCCACCGACGACGGCCAGCCGGTCGCCCGCGCCGAGGTCCCGAGGGCCGACCTCCCCGCAGCCGTCGCCGCCCGTGAGGCCGAGCATCCGCGCTGGGTGTGGGACGACACAGCCCGCCGGTACCCACCGCTGCTGGCCGCCGGGGTGCGCGTCGAGCGGTGCCATGACCTGCGGCTCTGCCACACGATCCTGCGGCGCAGCGTCCTCACGCAGGGCTCGGAGCTCGCGCAGGCCGCTCCCGGGCGATGGGACCAGCCACCGCCTGGCGAGCCGCGGGCGGTCGAGGTCAGCCTGTTCGACGACCCCAGGCTCGCCGCGACGCCCGCCGCCCAGGCCGCCAGCGACGAGGACACCCCCGACGACGCCGACCCGCTGACCGAGCTCCAGCGCCAGCTAGCGGCCGTCGCCGCCGCTGACGATCCCGGCCGCCTCCGCCTGCTCCTCGCCGCCGAGTCCACCGGCGCCCTGATCGCCGCCGAGATGCGCCACGACGGCATGCCGTGGGACGTCGCCGTGCACGACGAGCTGCTGACCCGCGAGCTCGGCACACGGCCCGCTGGCAGCGGCCGCCCGAGCCACCTGGAGGCGCTGGCCGCCGAGGTTCGCAGCGCCCTGAGCCAGCCCGGGCTGAACCTCGACTCGCAGCCGGACCTCCTGCGCGGGATGCGGGCCGCGGGGCTCGACGTGGAGTCAACCCGCAAGTGGGACATCCGCGGACTCGACCACCCCGCGGTCGAGCCGCTGCTCGCGTACAAGAAGCTCTCCCGGCTGCTGAGCGCGAACGGCTGGGCGTGGATGGAGCAGTGGGTGCACGACGGCCGGTTCCGGCCCGACTACGTGCCCGGCGGTGTGGTGACGGGCCGATGGGCCACCAGCGGGGGCGGCGCCCTGCAGCTTCCGGCGAGCATCCGCGGGGCGGTGCGGGCCGATCCGGGCTGGCGGCTGGTCGTGGCCGACGCCGCGCAGCTCGAGCCGCGGGTGCTCGCGGCGATGTCGGGCGACGACGCGATGGCGGCCGCCGGACGTCAGGCGGACCTGTACCAGGGGGTCGTCGACGCGGGCATCGTCGAGACCCGCGAGCAGGCGAAGTACGCGATGCTCGGCGCCATCTACGGCGCCACCACGGGGGCCAGCGCGGTGCTCATGCCGCGCCTGACGCGCGCCTACCCGCGGGCCGTGGGCCTGGTCGAGGCGGCGGCACGCGCGGGCGAGCGCGGCGAGCCGGTGTCGACATGGCTCGGCCGCACGTCCCCGGTCCCCGACGCGGCCCGCCTCGCCGACCTCCACGCCGCGTCAGCCGAGGGCGCCGACCCGGAGGACGTCCGCGCCGCCCGGCAACGGGCCAGGAACTGGGGCCGGTTCACCCGCAACTTCATCGTCCAAGGCACGGCCGCCGAGTGGGCACTGTGCTGGATGGCGTCCCTGCGCCGCCGGCTCCGAGCGATCGACGGCCGCCCGCACCTGGTGTTCTTCCTGCATGACGAGGTGATGGTCCACGCCCCGGCCCGCGTGGCCGACGAGGTCGCCGCCGCCATCCGCGACGCCGCCGTCGAGGCCGGCCGCCTGCTGTTCGGCGACTCCCCCGTCGACTTCGCCCTCCAGGTCGCCGTCGTGGACAGCTACGACCAGGCGAAGTGA
- a CDS encoding STAS domain-containing protein yields the protein MIEISTSPTTTTLVIEGDLDLAERDQFPEIAARIVGLRRQLLVIDMCGVTFMDSTGAAFLISLADSGRRRGGATVLRGADPRDLFVIEVCGALELFRVDEECSHERHSSGFRRPAEGRVSPA from the coding sequence ATGATCGAGATCTCGACCTCTCCCACGACGACGACGCTCGTCATCGAGGGCGACCTCGACCTCGCGGAGCGCGACCAGTTCCCCGAGATCGCCGCCCGCATCGTCGGGCTCCGCCGGCAGCTCCTCGTCATCGACATGTGCGGTGTCACGTTCATGGACTCGACGGGCGCGGCGTTCCTCATCTCGCTCGCGGACTCGGGCCGCAGGCGCGGCGGCGCCACCGTGCTGCGTGGCGCGGACCCCCGCGACCTGTTCGTCATCGAGGTCTGCGGCGCCCTCGAGCTGTTCCGGGTCGACGAGGAGTGCAGCCACGAGCGCCACTCCTCGGGCTTCCGGCGCCCCGCCGAAGGGCGCGTCAGCCCCGCCTGA
- a CDS encoding ribbon-helix-helix domain-containing protein, translating into MAMTLRLDDDETRALRRRAEIEHRSMQDVARQAVRDYVERTSRADLIESVMDAELPRYAEALERLGR; encoded by the coding sequence ATGGCGATGACCTTGCGGCTTGATGACGATGAGACCCGCGCGCTGCGCCGCCGGGCCGAGATCGAGCACCGCTCGATGCAAGACGTGGCCCGGCAGGCGGTGCGCGACTACGTCGAGAGGACGTCGCGCGCCGACCTCATCGAGTCGGTCATGGACGCCGAGCTGCCGCGATACGCCGAAGCGCTCGAACGCCTAGGCCGATGA
- a CDS encoding helix-turn-helix transcriptional regulator, whose amino-acid sequence MPRRDAEEQRLRDLAVLRGVRDRIDREYAQPLNVDALARDAHMSSGHLSREFKRAYGEAPYSYLMTRRIERAMTLLRLGEMSVTEVCFAVGCSSLGTFSTRFTELVGVSPSAYRREHAPTAGIPSCVAKRVTRPVRNREA is encoded by the coding sequence GTGCCCCGCCGAGACGCCGAGGAGCAGCGCCTGCGCGACCTCGCCGTGCTGCGCGGGGTCCGCGATCGGATCGACCGGGAGTACGCCCAGCCGCTCAACGTCGACGCGCTGGCGCGGGACGCGCACATGTCCTCCGGGCACCTGAGCCGGGAGTTCAAACGCGCCTACGGCGAGGCGCCGTACTCGTACCTCATGACCCGCAGGATCGAGCGGGCGATGACGCTGCTGCGGCTCGGCGAGATGAGCGTCACCGAGGTCTGCTTCGCCGTGGGCTGCTCGTCGCTCGGCACCTTCAGCACCCGGTTCACCGAGCTGGTGGGCGTGTCCCCGAGCGCCTACCGACGCGAGCACGCGCCGACGGCCGGGATCCCATCCTGCGTGGCCAAACGGGTCACCCGACCGGTCAGGAATCGAGAAGCGTAG
- a CDS encoding type II toxin-antitoxin system death-on-curing family toxin — translation MIFLTAEELVRIAERVVPAGVTVRDIGLLESAAVRPQTSAGDRDAYPDLVTKAAALLHSLARNHPLLDGNKRLALAGTIVFLGVNGARMTATNDEAYDLVMQVAAGTLDDVTVIANRLRPLIAEPPPPTR, via the coding sequence ATGATCTTCCTCACCGCGGAGGAGCTCGTCCGAATCGCCGAGCGCGTCGTCCCTGCTGGCGTGACAGTCCGAGACATCGGCCTTCTGGAGTCCGCCGCAGTTCGACCCCAAACCTCCGCCGGCGACCGTGACGCGTACCCCGACCTTGTCACCAAGGCCGCCGCCCTTCTGCATTCGCTCGCCCGCAACCACCCGCTGCTCGATGGCAACAAGCGGCTCGCCCTCGCCGGGACCATCGTCTTCCTCGGAGTGAACGGCGCACGCATGACCGCGACCAACGACGAGGCATACGACCTCGTGATGCAGGTCGCCGCGGGGACCCTCGACGATGTCACCGTGATCGCGAACCGCCTGCGACCGCTGATCGCCGAGCCCCCTCCCCCCACCCGTTGA
- a CDS encoding adenylosuccinate synthase has protein sequence MPAVVVLGAQWGDEGKGKATDQLGSRIDYVVKFNGGNNAGHTVVIDGEKYALHLLPSGILSPGVTPVIGNGVVIDLEVLFQEIDALEARGVDTSRLLVSSAAHVIAPYNRTLDKVSERFLGSRKIGTTGRGIGPTYADKINRVGIRIQDLFDEKILRQKVEGALDQKNHLLVKVYNRRAITVDETVEELLGYAERVRPYVADTPLVLNKGLDEGKTVVFEAGQATMLDIDHGTYPFVTSSSATAGGACTGSGVGPTRIDRVVGVIKAYTTRVGEGPFPTELLDDMGEHLRQKGGEFGTTTGRPRRTGWYDAVVARYAARVNGLTDLVLTKLDTLSGLEKIPVAVAYDVDGVRHDEMPLDQSDFHHAKPVYEEFDGWSEDISDCRTFEDLPVNAQRYVLALEEISGTRISAIGVGPGREATILRHDLLG, from the coding sequence ATGCCGGCCGTCGTAGTTCTCGGAGCCCAGTGGGGCGACGAAGGCAAGGGCAAGGCGACCGACCAGCTCGGCTCGCGCATCGACTACGTCGTGAAGTTCAACGGCGGCAACAATGCAGGCCACACCGTCGTCATCGACGGCGAGAAGTACGCGCTGCACCTGCTGCCCTCGGGCATCCTCTCCCCGGGTGTGACCCCGGTGATCGGCAACGGCGTGGTCATCGACCTCGAAGTGCTGTTCCAGGAGATCGACGCCCTCGAGGCGCGCGGGGTCGACACGAGCCGCCTGCTGGTGAGCTCCGCCGCGCACGTCATCGCGCCGTACAACCGCACGCTCGACAAGGTCAGCGAGCGGTTCCTCGGCAGCCGCAAGATCGGCACCACGGGCCGCGGCATCGGCCCCACCTACGCGGACAAGATCAACCGCGTGGGCATCCGCATCCAGGACCTCTTCGACGAGAAGATCCTGCGGCAGAAGGTCGAGGGAGCCCTCGACCAGAAGAACCACCTGCTGGTCAAGGTCTACAACCGTCGCGCCATCACCGTCGACGAGACGGTCGAGGAGCTGCTCGGCTACGCCGAGCGCGTGCGCCCGTACGTGGCCGACACCCCGCTGGTGCTGAACAAGGGCCTGGACGAGGGCAAGACGGTCGTCTTCGAGGCCGGCCAAGCCACGATGCTCGACATCGACCACGGCACCTACCCGTTCGTCACGTCGTCCTCCGCGACGGCCGGCGGCGCGTGCACCGGGTCGGGCGTGGGACCGACCCGCATCGACCGCGTGGTCGGCGTCATCAAGGCGTACACGACCCGCGTGGGTGAGGGGCCGTTCCCCACCGAGCTGCTCGACGACATGGGCGAGCACCTGCGGCAGAAGGGCGGCGAGTTCGGCACCACCACGGGCCGCCCGCGCCGCACCGGCTGGTACGACGCCGTCGTCGCCCGGTACGCCGCCCGCGTCAACGGCCTCACCGACCTGGTGCTCACCAAGCTCGACACCCTGTCGGGCCTGGAGAAGATCCCCGTCGCCGTGGCCTACGACGTCGACGGCGTGCGCCACGACGAGATGCCCCTCGACCAGAGCGACTTCCACCACGCGAAGCCGGTCTACGAGGAGTTCGACGGCTGGAGCGAGGACATCTCCGACTGCCGCACGTTCGAGGACCTGCCCGTCAACGCGCAGCGGTACGTGCTCGCCTTGGAGGAGATCTCCGGGACGCGCATCTCCGCGATCGGCGTGGGCCCCGGCCGCGAGGCCACGATCCTGCGGCACGACCTGCTGGGCTGA
- a CDS encoding maleylpyruvate isomerase N-terminal domain-containing protein — MALTVELDVGRAACAESIEAFLRAVDGLSEYELLDGSRCHGWSRLDVVVHVLAGWQEMLGGLVSPVDAEPSVDAASYWSAFAAQFATDDPVPEVMSQQRRTAAFARPSDATAQLREVGAVTLRGVAAVQGSPLLWQGHVFTPGDYLAVWAVEHAVHHLDLISQEPPPPGALGLARATIEAIAGEPLPAAWTDEEATLIGAGRAPVPHGLGGLRLRLPALG, encoded by the coding sequence ATGGCACTCACCGTCGAGCTAGACGTTGGCCGCGCGGCGTGCGCGGAGTCGATCGAGGCGTTCCTGCGGGCGGTGGACGGCCTGAGCGAGTACGAGTTGCTCGATGGGTCCAGGTGCCACGGGTGGTCGCGCCTGGACGTGGTGGTGCACGTGCTGGCCGGTTGGCAGGAGATGCTCGGTGGCCTGGTGTCGCCGGTCGACGCAGAGCCGTCCGTGGACGCGGCGAGCTACTGGTCGGCCTTCGCGGCCCAGTTCGCGACCGACGACCCGGTGCCCGAGGTGATGTCGCAGCAGCGCCGGACGGCCGCCTTCGCGCGCCCGTCGGACGCCACGGCACAGCTGCGTGAGGTGGGCGCGGTGACGCTGCGGGGCGTGGCCGCGGTGCAGGGCAGCCCGCTGCTGTGGCAGGGGCACGTGTTCACGCCGGGCGACTACCTGGCGGTGTGGGCGGTCGAGCACGCCGTGCACCACCTGGACCTGATCTCGCAGGAGCCGCCACCGCCGGGCGCGTTGGGGCTGGCTCGCGCGACGATCGAGGCCATCGCCGGGGAACCGCTGCCGGCGGCGTGGACCGATGAGGAGGCCACGCTGATCGGCGCCGGCCGGGCGCCTGTCCCGCACGGCCTGGGCGGCCTCCGGCTGAGGCTTCCCGCGCTGGGCTGA
- a CDS encoding DUF3151 domain-containing protein, translated as MNRNLLGPEPTLLPADGADAEARLLLSGGSDARDAARAVPASSLAWAMLAEQALTDVGDPVAAYAFARTGYHRGLDALRRAGWRGAGEIPADHVPNQGFLRALLALADAADAIGEEDEAARCTQFLADSGVSVAQVSALR; from the coding sequence ATGAACCGGAACCTGCTCGGCCCTGAGCCCACCCTGCTGCCGGCCGACGGCGCCGATGCGGAGGCGCGCCTCCTGCTGTCCGGCGGGTCGGACGCGCGGGACGCCGCCCGGGCGGTGCCCGCGTCGTCGCTCGCCTGGGCGATGCTCGCCGAGCAGGCGCTCACGGACGTGGGCGACCCCGTCGCCGCCTACGCGTTCGCACGGACCGGCTACCACCGCGGGCTCGACGCGCTGCGCCGGGCGGGCTGGCGCGGGGCCGGCGAGATCCCCGCCGATCACGTCCCCAACCAGGGGTTCCTGCGGGCGCTGCTCGCGCTGGCCGACGCGGCGGACGCGATCGGCGAGGAGGACGAGGCCGCTCGCTGCACCCAGTTCCTCGCGGACTCGGGCGTCTCGGTGGCCCAGGTCTCCGCACTTCGCTGA
- a CDS encoding VOC family protein, whose amino-acid sequence MDISIQHSFLPHTDPEASLAFYRDVLGFEVRNDVGYGGMRWITVGPAGQPDTSVVLHPPTADPGITDDEQRMIAEMMAKGTFATIVLATPDLDSTFDRIQAAGAEVVQEPTDQPYGIRDCAFRDPAGNHVRINGA is encoded by the coding sequence ATGGACATCTCGATTCAGCACAGCTTCCTTCCCCACACCGACCCCGAGGCCTCGCTGGCCTTCTACCGCGACGTCCTCGGCTTCGAGGTGCGCAACGACGTCGGCTACGGCGGCATGCGGTGGATCACCGTCGGGCCCGCAGGCCAACCGGACACCTCCGTGGTGCTGCACCCGCCCACAGCCGACCCCGGCATCACCGACGACGAGCAGCGGATGATCGCCGAGATGATGGCCAAGGGCACCTTCGCCACCATCGTGCTCGCGACCCCTGACCTCGACTCCACGTTCGACCGGATCCAGGCCGCCGGCGCCGAGGTCGTCCAAGAGCCGACCGATCAGCCCTACGGCATCCGCGACTGCGCGTTCCGCGACCCCGCGGGCAACCACGTGCGCATCAACGGGGCCTGA